Proteins found in one Neomonachus schauinslandi chromosome 1, ASM220157v2, whole genome shotgun sequence genomic segment:
- the GDF15 gene encoding growth/differentiation factor 15 has translation MPGQGLTPPRGSPMLLMLLTFSWLPSGGALSLAQEHLPVFSGPSDAHSSMDVSRVQEFRKRYEHLQTRLRLNQSWADSNPDLVRAAQVRILTPKLRLGPGGHLHIARADLTEGLPVSSRLHRALLKLSPTEPSSWDVTRPLQRQLSLGGSRAPTLRLRLLPPWDRLGATLPSARPQLELHWRPRAARGRRNAHAHAGDGCPLGEGRCCRLQSLRASLEDLGWANWVVAPRELDVRMCIGACPSQFRSANTHAQMQARLHGLNPDAAPAPCCVPASYEPVVLMHQDSEGRVSLTPFDDLVAKDCHCV, from the exons ATGCCTGGACAAGGACTGACACCACCACGCGGCTCTCCTatgctgctgatgctgctgacGTTCTCGTGGCTGCCTTCGGGAGGCGCCCTGTCTCTGGCCCAGGAGCACCTCCCGGTCTTTTCGGGACCCTCAGACGCTCACTCCAGCATGGATGTCTCCAGAGTCCAGGAGTTTCGGAAACGCTACGAGCACCTGCAGACCAGGCTGCGGTTGAACCAAAGCTGGGCTGATTCAAACCCTGACCTCGTCCGTGCAGCTCAAGTCCGGATACTCACTCCAAAGC tGCGACTTGGACCGGGCGGCCACCTGCACATCGCCCGGGCCGACCTGACTGAGGGGCTCCCCGTATCCTCCCGCCTGCATCGGGCGCTGCTCAAGCTGTCCCCGACGGAGCCGAGCTCGTGGGACGTGACTCGGCCGCTGCAGCGTCAACTCAGCCTTGGAGGTTCCCGGGCGCCCACACTACGCCTGCGACTGTTGCCTCCGTGGGACCGGTTGGGAGCGACGTTGCCTTCTGCACGTCCCCAGCTTGAGCTGCACTGGCGGCCACGCGCGGCCAGGGGGCGCCGCAACGCGCATGCGCACGCCGGGGACGGTTGCCCCCTCGGGGAGGGGCGCTGCTGCCGCCTGCAAAGCCTGCGCGCGTCGCTCGAGGACTTGGGTTGGGCCAACTGGGTGGTGGCGCCTCGCGAGCTAGACGTGCGCATGTGTATTGGCGCGTGCCCAAGTCAGTTCCGATCGGCTAACACGCACGCGCAGATGCAGGCGCGCCTGCACGGCCTGAACCCCGACGCCGCGCCTGCGCCGTGCTGCGTGCCCGCCAGCTATGAGCCCGTGGTGCTCATGCACCAAGACAGTGAGGGTCGCGTGTCGCTTACGCCCTTCGACGACCTCGTGGCCAAGGACTGCCACTGCGTATGA